In one window of Gemmatimonadota bacterium DNA:
- a CDS encoding HAD family phosphatase → MTDRTYDAVIFDVDGVIVDSEAVYCETFNATLGDYGAGMSRADYAVCVGHPVEENSAYAVDRYRLDVTPAAFREIWMDRFEKAVSNPDRVSLMPEILELMAHVRSRGYPLAVASSTQRDRMMKTLNSGLLSRLDGVQDLAEVFDVVLSGSDVKRLKPAPDIFLMAAAKLNVEPDRCAVIEDSEAGVKAGKAAGMTVFAAPNFFTRRQRHDEADFILGGLWEAKRYF, encoded by the coding sequence GTGACAGATCGAACCTATGATGCTGTGATATTCGACGTGGACGGCGTGATCGTGGATTCAGAAGCGGTTTACTGCGAGACGTTCAACGCGACGCTGGGAGATTACGGCGCCGGGATGAGCCGGGCGGACTATGCGGTATGCGTGGGCCATCCCGTCGAGGAAAACAGCGCGTACGCCGTGGACCGATACCGGTTGGACGTGACGCCTGCCGCATTCCGCGAGATCTGGATGGATCGTTTCGAGAAAGCGGTCTCGAATCCCGATCGGGTGTCTCTGATGCCGGAGATTCTGGAACTGATGGCACACGTCCGGTCACGCGGATATCCGCTGGCGGTGGCGTCGTCCACGCAGCGGGACCGGATGATGAAGACGCTGAACAGCGGCCTGCTGTCCAGATTGGACGGCGTGCAAGACCTGGCCGAGGTGTTCGACGTGGTGCTGTCCGGCAGCGACGTGAAACGGCTGAAACCGGCGCCGGACATCTTTCTGATGGCTGCCGCGAAATTGAACGTCGAACCGGATCGGTGTGCGGTAATCGAGGATAGCGAGGCGGGCGTCAAGGCCGGCAAGGCCGCGGGGATGACGGTGTTCGCGGCGCCGAATTTCTTCACCCGACGCCAGCGACACGACGAGGCCGATTTCATTCTGGGCGGGCTGTGGGAAGCGAAACGGTATTTTTGA
- a CDS encoding NAD(P)-dependent oxidoreductase, with amino-acid sequence MHSDSINGPLDERLNVQQKKILITGAAGRIGRVLREGLKDDYRLSLLYHNTILPARPGEDMHVSSITDMNRVIAAAKGVDAVVHMAGNPNGNASFEDILEANIRGTYTVYEAARRSGVHRVVFASSNHVTGYYEKDGIGTTTEVNARPDSFYGASKAYGEDLGRYYADAFGLSVICLRIGSFQPADSVINRTSDRILASWLSHRDTVQLVRCSVETDVHFGIYYGISNNTRAYWDLRNAREELGYAPEDDAEAYA; translated from the coding sequence ATGCATAGCGACTCGATCAACGGACCGTTAGACGAAAGGCTCAACGTGCAGCAAAAGAAAATCCTCATCACAGGCGCCGCCGGCAGAATCGGGCGCGTACTGCGAGAGGGATTGAAGGACGACTACCGCCTCAGCCTGCTGTATCACAACACCATCCTGCCGGCCCGGCCCGGCGAAGACATGCATGTTTCAAGCATTACCGACATGAACAGGGTTATTGCGGCGGCGAAGGGTGTGGACGCCGTGGTCCACATGGCCGGGAATCCAAACGGGAACGCTTCCTTCGAAGATATACTTGAGGCGAACATCCGCGGAACATACACCGTCTACGAGGCGGCCCGCCGGTCAGGCGTCCACCGCGTCGTATTCGCCAGCAGCAACCATGTTACCGGATATTACGAAAAAGACGGCATCGGTACCACGACCGAGGTGAACGCGCGGCCGGACAGTTTCTACGGCGCCAGCAAGGCCTACGGAGAAGACCTTGGGCGGTACTACGCGGACGCATTCGGGCTCTCGGTGATCTGTCTGCGGATCGGCTCCTTTCAGCCGGCCGATTCGGTCATCAACCGCACGAGCGACCGGATCCTCGCGTCCTGGCTCAGCCACCGCGATACCGTCCAACTCGTGCGGTGCAGCGTCGAAACCGACGTCCACTTCGGCATCTATTACGGCATTTCGAACAATACCCGCGCGTACTGGGACCTCCGAAACGCGCGCGAGGAACTCGGATACGCTCCTGAAGATGACGCGGAGGCCTACGCCTGA
- a CDS encoding amidohydrolase family protein — MKLTTLREKLKPPCDVLDVHVHPLGTGTASVETDARRILEAAGRAGITKMCIFLLHPESGAGSPLHDPAMRHCRDGNDYNLRMRDRAPEAFLPFCYVNPACPEASVDEINRCIVEERMCGIKLWVARRATDAGLDPIMQRAVELDVPVLQHAWDKTTGNLPGESFPQDVAHLARRHPGAKIIMAHLNGCGLRGIEHVADCPNLVADTGGGDPEAGIVETAVDALGGRRVVFGSDLPVRLFGQCLGKTLGADLSEATRKDILWNNAARLLPDWAGVKPL, encoded by the coding sequence GTGAAACTGACCACGTTGAGAGAGAAACTCAAGCCACCCTGCGACGTGCTGGACGTGCACGTCCACCCGCTCGGCACTGGCACGGCATCCGTAGAGACCGACGCCAGGAGGATCCTGGAGGCCGCCGGACGCGCGGGAATCACGAAGATGTGCATCTTTCTGCTGCATCCCGAATCGGGCGCCGGCAGCCCTCTCCATGACCCCGCGATGCGACACTGCCGGGACGGGAACGACTACAATCTGCGGATGCGCGATCGGGCGCCTGAGGCCTTTCTTCCGTTCTGCTACGTCAATCCCGCCTGTCCCGAAGCGTCCGTCGACGAGATAAACCGGTGCATCGTTGAAGAGCGCATGTGCGGAATCAAGCTGTGGGTGGCGCGCCGGGCCACCGATGCCGGGCTGGACCCGATTATGCAGCGCGCCGTTGAACTCGACGTGCCCGTTCTGCAGCACGCGTGGGACAAGACCACGGGCAACCTGCCGGGCGAGTCCTTTCCACAGGACGTGGCCCACCTGGCGCGGAGGCACCCCGGCGCCAAAATCATCATGGCCCACCTCAACGGGTGCGGGCTCCGGGGCATCGAGCACGTCGCGGACTGCCCGAACCTGGTGGCGGACACCGGCGGCGGCGACCCCGAGGCCGGAATCGTCGAGACCGCCGTGGACGCGCTGGGAGGCCGTCGCGTCGTCTTCGGGTCGGACCTGCCGGTCCGTCTCTTCGGCCAATGTCTCGGAAAAACACTGGGCGCCGATCTTTCCGAAGCAACCAGGAAAGACATACTCTGGAATAATGCCGCCCGGCTCCTTCCCGACTGGGCCGGTGTCAAGCCCCTGTGA
- a CDS encoding amidohydrolase family protein: MIIDINAYTGHWPSHPVEGALDSVRASLREYGVERMCVSPLDAAWCRNPHRFNDSLYAASVVTDDVWPVPVLDPTIATWRDELQRAEAQPRVRLVKLLPAYCGYDLSSASDLFAALACAGLGVIVQTRLEDPRRQHPLAQVPDVPAAEIADAAERHPGLLIIIGGPRTAEIRGLRDRILGLPNLYADVSQSDGMDAVKVLVDDGLRDKLLFGSHAPLFIPYSALSRVVTDLPDDDTAAILGGNAERIVNW; this comes from the coding sequence ATGATTATCGACATCAACGCCTACACCGGACACTGGCCCTCCCATCCCGTCGAAGGGGCCCTTGACTCCGTTCGCGCCTCCCTCAGGGAATACGGCGTGGAACGCATGTGCGTTTCGCCCCTGGACGCCGCGTGGTGCCGCAACCCGCACCGGTTCAACGACAGTCTCTACGCCGCATCGGTCGTGACGGACGACGTCTGGCCCGTACCCGTTCTGGATCCGACCATCGCCACCTGGCGCGACGAACTCCAGCGGGCGGAAGCGCAGCCCCGGGTCCGCCTGGTCAAACTCCTGCCCGCCTATTGCGGCTACGATCTGAGTTCCGCGTCCGACCTGTTCGCGGCCCTCGCGTGCGCCGGGCTCGGCGTCATCGTGCAGACACGGCTCGAAGACCCCCGCAGGCAGCATCCCCTCGCCCAGGTACCCGACGTACCCGCAGCCGAAATCGCGGATGCCGCAGAACGCCACCCGGGTCTTCTCATCATCATCGGCGGGCCGCGCACGGCTGAAATCCGGGGACTTCGAGACAGGATTCTGGGTCTCCCCAACCTCTACGCGGACGTCTCCCAGTCGGACGGGATGGATGCGGTAAAGGTGCTGGTCGACGACGGACTGAGAGACAAACTGCTTTTCGGTTCTCATGCGCCGCTCTTCATCCCCTACTCAGCCCTTTCTCGGGTCGTCACCGACCTCCCCGACGACGATACCGCCGCGATCCTGGGGGGAAACGCCGAGCGAATCGTCAACTGGTAG
- a CDS encoding amidohydrolase family protein has translation MTPSEVTDRLKPACPALDVHVHPLDCFGLYGIADAREDARLIIEAAERAGVEKMCLFSLYTTCPREPSVEAFRQANDYALSMRDVAPDVFIPFCYVNPMYPAESVSEIDRCIESERMGGIKLWVARRATDPGLDPILERAVHFGVPVLQHAWIKTDGNLVGESFPADVAHLARRHPDANIIMAHMNGCGLAGMEDVANCPNIYVDTSGGDPDSGIVEAAASTIGPNRIVYGSDAPIRHFGVQLGKTLGTDLPEAVKREILWNNTARLLPAWSGVRTL, from the coding sequence ATGACGCCATCCGAAGTGACGGACCGCCTGAAGCCGGCTTGCCCCGCCCTCGACGTCCACGTGCATCCGCTGGACTGCTTCGGTCTTTACGGGATCGCCGACGCCAGGGAGGACGCGCGCCTCATTATCGAGGCCGCCGAACGCGCGGGCGTGGAAAAGATGTGCCTCTTCTCGTTATACACCACCTGCCCGAGAGAGCCGTCGGTTGAAGCGTTCAGGCAGGCAAACGACTACGCCCTCTCAATGCGGGACGTCGCGCCGGACGTCTTCATCCCCTTCTGTTACGTCAATCCAATGTACCCCGCTGAGTCCGTTTCGGAAATCGACCGCTGCATCGAAAGCGAGCGTATGGGCGGGATCAAGCTGTGGGTCGCCCGCCGCGCCACCGATCCGGGCCTGGACCCCATCCTGGAACGCGCGGTACATTTCGGTGTTCCGGTGCTGCAGCACGCGTGGATCAAGACGGACGGCAATCTTGTGGGCGAGTCCTTTCCGGCCGACGTGGCTCACCTGGCGCGGCGCCACCCTGACGCGAACATCATCATGGCTCACATGAATGGCTGCGGGCTCGCCGGTATGGAAGACGTGGCGAACTGTCCGAACATCTACGTCGATACCTCCGGAGGAGACCCGGACAGCGGCATCGTCGAAGCGGCCGCATCGACCATCGGACCCAATCGCATCGTCTACGGTTCCGACGCTCCGATTCGCCATTTCGGCGTGCAACTCGGCAAGACGCTCGGAACCGATCTTCCGGAGGCCGTCAAGAGAGAGATCCTCTGGAACAACACCGCCCGCCTCCTGCCGGCGTGGTCCGGCGTCCGGACCCTCTGA